The Fusarium falciforme chromosome 7, complete sequence genome window below encodes:
- a CDS encoding uncharacterized protein (Expressed protein) produces the protein MFTKTACSLLVLASAAQGFKFTGPEGDSLDVTKNITITWKQENKTTEKEFGLFWYTKPDDLLTLSFEIGYKINISDGEYVWSPSNNTRKELGKYKDALTKNKIFRFQAEFYDGDKKAQDDVFSSNYTLTGVEEVEANAGSEVMPTWGLVAGGLAAAGLVMA, from the coding sequence ATGTTCACCAAGACCGCCTGCTCTCTCCTCGTCCTGGCCTCGGCCGCCCAGGGCTTCAAGTTCACCGGCCCCGAGGGTGACAGCCTCGACGTCACCAaaaacatcaccatcacctggAAGCAGGAGAACAAAACCACCGAGAAGGAGTTCGGTCTCTTCTGGTACACCAAGCCCGATGACCTTCTGACGCTCAGCTTTGAGATCGGCTACAAAATCAACATCTCCGATGGGGAGTACGTTTGGTCGCCGAGCAACAACACACGCAAGGAGTTGGGAAAGTACAAGGATGCTCtcaccaagaacaagatctTCCGCTTCCAGGCCGAGTTCTATGACGGAGATAAAAAGGCCCAGGATGATGTTTTCAGCAGCAACTACACTCTGACTGGAGTGGAAGAGGTGGAGGCTAATGCCGGATCGGAGGTGATGCCTACTTGGGGATTGGTTGCTGGTGGACTTGCTGCGGCTGGATTGGTGATGGCATAA